In Pseudomonas sp. PDM14, a genomic segment contains:
- a CDS encoding molecular chaperone, translating to MDKQSPHLHLRVPVPDKQGLSFCDASPRDLKRWIAGLPKANIGETARQLYQSLVELNQLKTPTENRLQLLELLRPEVYFVCRHLERHFLNQSIVLDERPRKVANLCQALQNHLAIGYKLIVAREVPRFGKDRAQVLTIALQRASHALYGPLIRASQLYCPVPEGLWLELHQLNRIARQFSLQRTQVVDSQSSCKSLSQEQTYLAALLLGCARCNQMRQSGIARLAEALEGWSAMASLQPADQPQSLFVVAPQQDGPPRYKSLYKDSDLHNLIGLDPHVLVDAIKEHLLLPAESRDPQRLTVPDGMSLDLLQHLSSAWGDISERTFQRSVGRGSLTLCIGMSAVHFFLAGQKNFNDVLKRPEETKAAVFKPINKDEPDIWSGAFDAQAVNNWENGLPFEEIQFRRPNANAEEDLANKAETYPLYELPIINHSPGGYCLSWQKDVPTQMQAGELLGIQDAPNQAWSVAVVRWIRQVRGGGTQMGIELIAPQAQPCGLQLVRKSEQNSHYLRALLLPAISAISRPATLLTPRLPFQESNKVSINLNGQELRAILSRRQTSTGSFSQFEYRKLDDETPTSGTSVTAPSSPAKGGEEDFDSLWKSL from the coding sequence ATGGATAAACAAAGCCCTCACCTGCATTTGCGCGTTCCCGTTCCCGACAAGCAGGGGCTGTCTTTTTGCGATGCGAGTCCGCGCGACCTGAAACGCTGGATTGCCGGTTTGCCCAAGGCCAATATCGGTGAAACTGCACGCCAGCTCTACCAGAGCCTGGTCGAACTCAACCAGCTGAAAACCCCGACGGAAAACCGTCTGCAACTGCTCGAACTGCTGCGCCCCGAGGTGTACTTCGTCTGTCGCCACCTGGAGCGGCACTTCCTCAATCAGTCGATCGTTCTCGATGAACGCCCGCGCAAGGTCGCCAACCTCTGCCAGGCCCTGCAGAACCACCTGGCCATCGGCTACAAGTTGATCGTCGCCCGCGAAGTGCCTCGCTTCGGCAAGGACCGCGCCCAGGTGCTGACCATCGCCCTGCAGCGCGCCAGCCATGCGCTTTACGGCCCGCTGATACGCGCCAGCCAGCTCTATTGCCCGGTGCCGGAAGGCCTGTGGCTGGAGCTGCACCAGCTCAACCGCATTGCTCGCCAGTTCAGCCTGCAACGCACTCAAGTGGTCGACAGCCAGTCCAGCTGCAAGAGCCTGAGCCAGGAGCAGACCTACCTCGCCGCGCTGCTACTCGGTTGCGCCCGCTGCAACCAGATGCGCCAGAGCGGCATCGCCCGGCTCGCCGAGGCCCTGGAAGGCTGGAGCGCGATGGCCAGCCTGCAACCTGCCGACCAGCCGCAGAGCCTGTTCGTGGTCGCCCCCCAGCAGGACGGTCCGCCTCGCTACAAGTCGCTGTACAAGGACAGCGACCTGCACAACCTGATAGGCCTCGATCCGCATGTGCTGGTCGACGCGATCAAGGAGCACCTGCTGCTGCCAGCGGAGTCGCGCGATCCTCAGCGCCTCACGGTCCCCGACGGCATGAGCCTGGATCTGCTGCAGCACCTGAGCTCGGCCTGGGGCGACATCTCCGAGCGCACCTTCCAGCGCAGCGTCGGCCGCGGCAGCCTGACCCTGTGCATCGGCATGAGCGCCGTGCACTTCTTCCTCGCCGGGCAGAAGAACTTCAACGACGTGCTCAAACGCCCGGAAGAAACCAAGGCCGCCGTGTTCAAACCGATCAACAAGGATGAGCCGGACATCTGGTCCGGCGCCTTCGATGCCCAGGCCGTGAACAACTGGGAAAACGGCCTGCCGTTCGAGGAAATCCAGTTCCGCCGGCCCAATGCCAACGCCGAGGAAGACCTCGCCAACAAGGCCGAGACCTACCCGCTGTACGAGCTGCCGATCATCAACCACAGCCCCGGCGGTTATTGCTTGAGCTGGCAGAAAGACGTGCCGACGCAAATGCAGGCCGGCGAACTGCTGGGTATCCAGGACGCCCCGAACCAGGCCTGGAGTGTGGCGGTGGTGCGCTGGATTCGCCAGGTCCGCGGCGGCGGCACGCAGATGGGCATCGAGCTGATCGCCCCGCAGGCGCAGCCCTGTGGCCTGCAACTGGTGCGCAAGAGCGAGCAGAACAGCCACTACCTGCGCGCTTTGCTGCTGCCGGCAATCAGCGCGATCTCCCGCCCGGCCACCCTGCTCACTCCGCGCCTGCCGTTCCAGGAAAGCAACAAGGTCAGCATCAACCTCAATGGCCAGGAACTGCGTGCGATCCTCAGCCGCCGGCAGACCAGCACCGGCAGTTTCAGCCAGTTTGAGTACCGCAAACTGGACGATGAAACCCCGACGTCCGGGACCTCCGTCACAGCCCCGAGCAGCCCTGCCAAGGGCGGCGAGGAAGACTTTGACTCACTCTGGAAGTCGCTGTAG
- the motA gene encoding flagellar motor stator protein MotA — MAKILGILVVFGSVLGGFILSGGKFMALIHPFEVMIIGGAALGAFLQANPGSTFMTVFKKSLKMFSSRFTHGFYLEVLKLLYEILNKSRREGMMAIEADVEDPAASPIFSKYPSVLKDPAMTAFICDYLRIMSSGNMAPHELEGLFDMELNGIKEELEHPSHAVAKVADGMPAMGIVAAVLGIVITMSILASADNAQIGEKVGTALVGTFLGILASYGFFGPLADALGHDAKEELNLYEAIKATLVASASGMPPTLAVEFGRKVLFPAHRPSFSELEQAMRGS, encoded by the coding sequence ATGGCAAAAATTCTCGGCATTTTGGTCGTATTCGGCAGTGTGCTCGGCGGTTTCATTCTGTCGGGCGGCAAGTTCATGGCGTTGATCCACCCCTTCGAGGTGATGATCATCGGCGGTGCCGCACTGGGTGCGTTCCTCCAGGCGAACCCGGGCAGCACCTTCATGACTGTCTTCAAGAAGTCGCTGAAGATGTTCAGCTCGCGTTTCACCCACGGCTTCTACCTGGAAGTGCTGAAGCTGCTCTATGAGATCCTCAACAAGAGCCGGCGCGAGGGCATGATGGCCATCGAGGCCGATGTCGAGGACCCCGCTGCCAGTCCGATCTTCAGCAAGTACCCGTCGGTGCTCAAGGATCCGGCCATGACGGCGTTCATCTGCGACTACCTGCGCATCATGTCGTCCGGCAACATGGCTCCGCACGAGCTGGAGGGCCTGTTCGACATGGAACTCAATGGCATCAAAGAAGAACTGGAGCACCCCTCCCACGCTGTGGCCAAGGTCGCGGACGGCATGCCGGCCATGGGTATCGTGGCGGCGGTGCTGGGTATCGTGATCACCATGTCGATCCTGGCGTCCGCGGACAACGCGCAGATCGGCGAGAAAGTGGGTACCGCTCTTGTCGGTACGTTCCTCGGCATTCTGGCGTCCTACGGCTTCTTCGGTCCGCTGGCCGATGCGCTGGGGCACGATGCCAAGGAAGAATTGAACCTCTACGAAGCGATCAAGGCGACCCTGGTGGCCTCCGCCTCGGGCATGCCGCCAACTCTGGCCGTGGAGTTCGGGCGCAAAGTGCTGTTCCCCGCGCACCGACCGAGCTTCAGCGAACTCGAACAGGCCATGCGCGGTAGCTAA
- a CDS encoding HPP family protein: MPAPHTPPASPWARLRSLLGWGKDATSHLEKYLATLGALIGIGLIYAVTHWLLPSEAALWVVASMGASAVLLFVVPHGALSQPWAVIGGHGLSAAVGVACQMLLPDSPFTPALAVALAILVMQYARCIHPPGGATALSAVIGGQAVHDLGFAFVLSPVLLNAAVMLLVAVLFNCLFPWRRYPAALARQPAPISNPGGLSPEDFYHALRQVDSYIDIRFDDLLEIVQLAQQHAQAQRLEAADIVLGACYSNGQPGNAWAVRQVIDAGKPGRGMRDQVIYKVLAGAGQGNTGVCRRQDMAAWASSAVLRVDDGWVRVSPGESVAGLPTNT; encoded by the coding sequence ATGCCCGCACCGCACACACCACCGGCGTCGCCCTGGGCGCGCCTGCGCAGCCTGCTCGGCTGGGGCAAGGATGCCACCAGCCACCTGGAAAAATACCTGGCCACCCTGGGCGCACTGATCGGCATCGGTCTGATCTACGCCGTCACCCACTGGCTGCTGCCGAGCGAGGCCGCGCTGTGGGTCGTCGCCTCGATGGGCGCCAGCGCTGTGCTGCTGTTCGTCGTACCGCACGGCGCCCTATCGCAACCCTGGGCAGTGATCGGCGGCCACGGTCTCTCCGCGGCAGTCGGCGTGGCGTGCCAGATGCTCCTGCCCGACTCGCCGTTCACCCCGGCACTGGCCGTGGCGTTGGCGATCTTGGTGATGCAGTACGCCCGCTGCATCCATCCGCCGGGCGGTGCCACTGCCCTCAGCGCCGTGATTGGCGGCCAGGCCGTTCACGACCTCGGCTTCGCCTTCGTGCTCAGCCCGGTGCTGCTCAACGCGGCAGTGATGCTGCTGGTTGCCGTGCTGTTCAACTGCCTGTTCCCCTGGCGCCGTTATCCCGCAGCGCTGGCCCGGCAACCCGCACCGATCAGTAATCCGGGCGGGTTGAGCCCGGAAGATTTCTACCATGCGCTGCGCCAGGTGGACTCCTACATCGACATCCGTTTCGATGACCTGCTGGAAATCGTCCAGCTGGCGCAGCAGCACGCCCAGGCCCAGCGCCTGGAGGCGGCCGACATCGTTCTTGGCGCCTGCTACAGCAATGGCCAGCCGGGCAATGCCTGGGCCGTACGCCAGGTGATCGACGCCGGCAAACCGGGGCGCGGCATGCGCGACCAGGTGATCTACAAGGTGCTGGCCGGCGCAGGCCAGGGCAATACCGGCGTGTGCCGCCGTCAGGACATGGCCGCCTGGGCATCCAGCGCGGTGCTGCGGGTTGACGACGGCTGGGTGCGCGTCAGCCCCGGCGAGTCGGTGGCCGGCTTGCCCACGAATACCTGA
- the asd gene encoding archaetidylserine decarboxylase (Phosphatidylserine decarboxylase is synthesized as a single chain precursor. Generation of the pyruvoyl active site from a Ser is coupled to cleavage of a Gly-Ser bond between the larger (beta) and smaller (alpha chains). It is an integral membrane protein.), translated as MFMKQRLFILSQYLLPHHLLSRLIGFAAECRASWLKDRLIGWFAKQYQVDMSEAQVEDLTAYEHFNAFFTRALKDGARPLDDAPGAILCPADGAVSQLGPIEQGRVFQAKGHSYSVLELLGGDAERAAPFMGGDFATIYLSPKDYHRVHMPLGGTLKEMVYVPGRLFSVNQTTAENVPELFARNERVVCLFDTERGPMAVVLVGAMIVASIETVWAGLITPPKRELKTTRYDEAARAAIELDKGGELGRFKLGSTAIVLFGPQQVQWAEGLVAGSPVRMGQALAQPRNA; from the coding sequence ATTTTCATGAAACAGCGTCTCTTCATCCTCAGCCAGTACCTGCTGCCACACCACCTGCTGTCGCGCCTGATCGGCTTTGCCGCCGAATGCCGCGCCAGCTGGCTCAAGGACCGCCTGATCGGCTGGTTCGCCAAGCAGTACCAGGTCGACATGAGCGAAGCCCAGGTCGAAGACCTGACCGCCTACGAGCACTTCAACGCCTTCTTCACCCGCGCCCTCAAAGACGGTGCACGCCCGCTCGACGACGCCCCGGGCGCGATCCTCTGCCCGGCCGACGGCGCCGTCAGCCAGCTCGGCCCGATCGAACAGGGTCGTGTGTTCCAGGCCAAGGGTCACAGCTACAGCGTGCTCGAACTGCTCGGCGGCGATGCCGAGCGCGCTGCGCCATTCATGGGCGGCGACTTCGCCACCATTTACCTCTCGCCTAAGGACTACCACCGCGTGCACATGCCGCTCGGTGGCACCCTGAAGGAAATGGTCTACGTTCCCGGCCGCCTGTTCTCGGTCAACCAGACCACCGCGGAAAACGTCCCCGAACTGTTCGCCCGTAACGAGCGCGTGGTCTGCCTGTTCGATACCGAACGCGGGCCGATGGCCGTGGTATTGGTCGGCGCAATGATCGTCGCCAGCATCGAAACCGTCTGGGCCGGCCTGATCACCCCGCCGAAGCGCGAGCTGAAGACCACCCGCTACGATGAAGCTGCACGCGCCGCCATCGAGCTGGACAAAGGTGGCGAACTGGGTCGCTTCAAACTGGGCTCGACCGCCATCGTGCTGTTCGGCCCTCAGCAGGTGCAATGGGCCGAAGGCCTGGTTGCCGGCAGCCCGGTACGCATGGGCCAGGCCCTGGCCCAGCCGCGCAACGCCTGA
- a CDS encoding HDOD domain-containing protein, with protein MNSPKTAPQTLEAWLKQLDGVRLPVAASQQELVRRNLVDSRRSLRDISDVVQNSPAIALTLMRAANRSSSGFSEPAESLEMALNRLGLKRAEAIVMQMPALADDDMPPALAQLQLISLHAAQQASGLFAARLARLWQEIHWSSLLFLAPLWPLVYARPELLGIWEQRVLAKGEPAARVERELLGVSLIQLGLALAQHWRLPEWIAQGYCLLAEDRRLLVKALHIAHDNEHPLHQQQMLDDDPHLRRWLTHPGNSILLANGLAVSAHHNWSCPHTLRWQRLTGLYLQVPLGEVQQLIHQQAAQSARQHAAPSLWHPAIALLWPWDACRLRLPPATVEAKAEPNEWKEQCSRLLAPTTPFANVIQLTDCARTALVASGMPRVLLLLADRNHTRLIAQQAAGLPDGAAQLRLDPTHSQVLRKLLAQPGQLRMTPANIAQFSPLLPGQLKTLFPSEHLLLRSLASNERVVMLLVADQNGAPISDQQLQVFGKTVQCIERGLATFARRGG; from the coding sequence ATGAACTCTCCGAAGACCGCACCGCAGACACTCGAGGCCTGGCTCAAGCAGCTGGATGGGGTCCGTTTGCCCGTTGCCGCCAGCCAGCAGGAACTGGTACGTCGCAACCTGGTCGACAGCCGCCGCTCGCTGCGCGACATCTCGGACGTGGTGCAGAACAGCCCGGCTATCGCCCTCACTCTGATGCGCGCAGCCAATCGCAGCAGCAGCGGCTTCAGCGAACCCGCCGAAAGCCTGGAGATGGCGCTCAACCGCCTCGGCCTGAAGCGCGCCGAAGCGATCGTCATGCAGATGCCTGCCCTCGCCGACGACGACATGCCGCCAGCCCTGGCCCAGCTGCAGCTGATCAGCCTGCACGCCGCCCAGCAGGCCAGCGGTCTGTTCGCCGCGCGCCTGGCGCGCCTGTGGCAGGAGATTCACTGGAGCAGCCTGCTGTTTCTCGCCCCGCTCTGGCCGCTGGTCTACGCCCGCCCGGAACTGCTCGGCATCTGGGAGCAACGCGTGCTGGCCAAGGGCGAGCCGGCCGCACGGGTCGAGCGCGAACTGCTCGGCGTATCGCTGATCCAGCTGGGCCTGGCCCTGGCCCAGCACTGGCGCCTGCCGGAGTGGATCGCGCAGGGCTATTGCCTGCTCGCCGAGGACCGCCGCCTGCTGGTCAAGGCCCTGCACATCGCCCATGACAATGAGCACCCGCTGCACCAGCAGCAGATGCTCGACGACGACCCGCACCTGCGCCGCTGGCTGACCCACCCGGGCAACAGCATCCTGCTGGCCAACGGCCTGGCCGTGTCCGCGCACCACAACTGGAGCTGCCCGCACACCCTGCGCTGGCAGCGCCTGACCGGTCTGTACCTGCAGGTGCCGCTGGGCGAAGTGCAGCAACTGATCCACCAGCAGGCCGCACAGAGCGCCCGCCAGCACGCCGCCCCCAGCCTCTGGCACCCGGCCATTGCCCTGTTGTGGCCATGGGATGCTTGCCGCCTGCGCCTGCCGCCCGCCACCGTGGAAGCCAAGGCCGAGCCGAATGAATGGAAGGAACAGTGCTCGCGCCTGCTGGCACCGACCACGCCGTTCGCCAACGTCATCCAGCTCACCGACTGCGCCCGCACGGCCCTGGTCGCCAGCGGCATGCCGCGCGTCCTGCTGCTACTCGCCGACCGCAATCACACCCGCCTCATCGCGCAGCAGGCCGCCGGCCTCCCGGATGGTGCCGCCCAGCTGCGCCTCGACCCGACCCACAGCCAGGTACTGCGCAAGCTCCTCGCCCAGCCTGGCCAGCTGCGCATGACCCCTGCCAACATCGCGCAATTCTCTCCCCTGCTGCCCGGCCAGTTGAAGACCCTGTTCCCCAGCGAGCACCTGCTGCTGCGCTCGCTGGCCAGCAACGAGCGCGTGGTCATGCTGCTGGTCGCCGACCAGAACGGTGCGCCGATCAGCGATCAGCAGCTGCAGGTATTCGGTAAAACCGTGCAATGCATCGAGCGCGGCCTGGCCACCTTCGCCCGTCGTGGTGGATAG
- a CDS encoding rhodanese-like domain-containing protein: MSAFSALPLVIEPHDLAARLTTPELILVDLSPAARYAEGHIPGARWIDSKRTQFGQPPAPGLAPEQAQLENLFGELGHGPDAVYVVYDDEGGGWAGRFIWLLDVIGHHRYHFLNGGLRAWLGDGLALSHDVPPAASAPVSLTLSDAPTATREYLQSRLGAADLAIWDARAPAEYSGEKVLSAKGGHIPGAVNFEWTAGMDPQRSLRIRADMADVLAQLGITPDKEVITHCQTHRRSGFTYLAAKALGYPRVKAYAGSWSEWGNLADTPVEH; encoded by the coding sequence ATGTCCGCCTTCTCCGCCCTGCCGCTGGTGATCGAGCCGCACGACCTGGCCGCCCGCCTGACGACGCCCGAGCTGATCCTGGTCGACCTGAGTCCTGCCGCGCGTTATGCCGAGGGCCATATTCCCGGTGCACGCTGGATCGACAGCAAGCGCACCCAGTTCGGCCAGCCACCGGCTCCGGGCCTGGCGCCGGAACAGGCGCAACTGGAAAACCTGTTCGGCGAACTCGGCCATGGTCCCGACGCGGTGTACGTGGTCTATGACGACGAAGGCGGCGGCTGGGCCGGGCGCTTCATCTGGCTGCTGGACGTGATCGGCCATCACCGCTATCACTTTCTCAATGGCGGCCTGCGGGCCTGGCTCGGCGACGGCCTGGCGCTGTCGCACGACGTACCGCCAGCGGCCAGTGCCCCCGTCAGCCTGACGCTGAGCGACGCACCCACCGCCACTCGCGAATACCTGCAGAGCCGCCTCGGCGCCGCGGACCTGGCCATCTGGGATGCTCGCGCACCGGCCGAATACAGCGGTGAGAAAGTGCTGTCGGCCAAGGGCGGGCACATCCCCGGCGCAGTGAACTTCGAATGGACCGCCGGCATGGACCCTCAACGCAGCCTGCGCATTCGCGCCGACATGGCCGACGTGCTCGCCCAGCTGGGCATCACGCCGGACAAGGAGGTCATCACCCATTGTCAGACGCACCGCCGCTCCGGCTTCACCTACCTCGCCGCCAAGGCGCTGGGTTATCCGCGGGTCAAGGCCTACGCCGGCTCATGGTCGGAATGGGGCAACCTTGCGGATACGCCGGTCGAGCACTGA
- a CDS encoding EAL domain-containing protein, with product MAIEKKTIRLLILEDSQNEAERLVSLFRNAGRATRVHRITSSDNLAEALQQSWDLLITAPSSENLDPNEAITAIRRQAKDIPVIQLIDGNDSDAVTEALSLGAQDALPQGEDERLILVANRELANLEERRARRSAEVALREAEKRCQLLLDSSVDAITYVHDGMHIYANRAYLQLFDYEDADELEGMPMIDLIASENQAAFKDFLKNYSADGTAELACTGVKADGQRFQARMGFSPATYDSEPCIQVVIRAENDNAELEEKLREISSQDLVTGLFNRTHFLELMDGAAQRAVTAGEVASLAYIRVDRYATLLAEVGLAGIDMLLTDIAHLLRAHFPGNAQLARFGDDVFAVLQPGIAPEQSTEQLTSLLAKVEGHLFDVSGRTVQTTLSIGVAGLSEKTAKAQEVVDRAHRCADELGDGNAIKLYNPADELAAAASRGSLVAMVQQALENNSFRLLFQPIISLRGDSEEHYEVLLRLLSPQGDEVPPTDFLNAARDAGLAEKIDRWVILNSIKLLADHRSKGHATRLFVHMSASSLQDQTLLPWLSVALKAARLPSDALVFQISEPDAIAYLKQAKALTQGLAELHCKVALSQFGCALNPFNTLKYLSVDFVKVDGSFSQDLTSAENQEALKTLLASLHAQAKLTIVPFVESASVLATLWQAGVNYIQGHYLQGPSQSMNYDFSSGDE from the coding sequence ATGGCCATCGAGAAAAAAACTATACGTCTGCTGATTCTTGAGGATTCGCAGAACGAGGCCGAGCGCCTGGTTAGCCTGTTCCGCAATGCCGGCCGCGCCACGCGCGTACATCGCATCACCTCGAGCGACAACCTGGCCGAAGCCCTGCAGCAGAGCTGGGACCTGCTGATCACCGCACCGAGCAGCGAGAACCTCGACCCCAACGAAGCGATCACCGCCATCCGCCGCCAGGCCAAGGACATTCCGGTGATCCAGCTGATCGACGGCAACGACTCCGACGCCGTGACCGAGGCCCTCAGCCTCGGCGCCCAGGACGCCCTGCCGCAAGGCGAAGACGAACGCCTGATTCTGGTCGCCAACCGTGAGCTGGCCAACCTCGAAGAACGCCGTGCGCGCCGCTCCGCCGAAGTCGCCCTGCGCGAAGCCGAGAAGCGCTGCCAGTTGCTGCTCGACAGCTCGGTGGATGCCATCACCTACGTTCACGACGGCATGCACATCTACGCCAACCGCGCGTACCTGCAGCTGTTCGATTACGAGGATGCCGACGAACTCGAAGGCATGCCGATGATCGACCTGATCGCCAGCGAGAACCAGGCGGCGTTCAAGGACTTCCTGAAGAACTACTCGGCCGACGGCACCGCCGAACTGGCCTGCACCGGGGTCAAGGCCGACGGCCAGCGCTTCCAGGCGCGCATGGGCTTCTCGCCCGCCACCTACGACAGCGAACCCTGCATCCAGGTGGTGATCCGCGCCGAAAACGACAACGCCGAACTGGAAGAAAAGCTGCGCGAAATCAGCAGCCAGGACCTGGTCACCGGCCTGTTCAACCGCACCCACTTCCTTGAGCTGATGGATGGCGCCGCACAGCGCGCGGTGACCGCCGGCGAAGTCGCCAGCCTGGCCTATATCCGCGTCGATCGTTACGCCACGCTGCTGGCCGAAGTCGGCCTGGCCGGCATCGATATGCTGCTCACCGATATCGCCCATCTGTTGCGCGCGCATTTCCCGGGCAATGCCCAACTCGCCCGCTTCGGTGACGACGTGTTCGCCGTGTTGCAGCCGGGCATCGCTCCCGAGCAGTCCACCGAGCAACTGACCAGCCTGCTGGCCAAGGTCGAAGGCCATCTGTTCGACGTCAGCGGCCGCACCGTACAGACCACCCTGTCGATCGGCGTCGCCGGCCTCAGCGAGAAGACCGCCAAGGCCCAGGAAGTGGTCGACCGCGCGCACCGCTGTGCCGACGAACTCGGCGATGGCAACGCGATCAAGCTGTACAACCCGGCCGACGAACTGGCCGCCGCCGCCAGCCGCGGCAGCCTGGTGGCGATGGTCCAGCAGGCACTGGAGAACAACAGCTTCCGCCTGCTTTTCCAGCCGATCATCAGCCTGCGCGGCGACAGCGAGGAGCACTACGAAGTGCTCCTGCGCCTGCTCAGCCCGCAGGGCGATGAGGTCCCGCCGACCGATTTCCTCAATGCCGCGCGCGATGCCGGGTTGGCCGAGAAGATCGACCGCTGGGTGATCCTCAACTCGATCAAGCTGCTCGCCGATCACCGCAGCAAGGGCCACGCCACCCGCCTGTTTGTGCACATGTCCGCCAGCAGTCTGCAGGACCAAACCCTGCTACCGTGGCTCAGTGTCGCCCTCAAGGCTGCGCGCCTGCCATCCGATGCGCTGGTATTCCAGATCAGCGAGCCGGACGCCATCGCCTACCTCAAACAGGCCAAGGCACTGACCCAGGGCCTGGCCGAGCTGCACTGCAAGGTCGCCCTGAGCCAGTTCGGCTGCGCGCTGAACCCGTTCAACACGCTGAAGTACCTGAGCGTGGACTTCGTCAAGGTCGATGGCTCGTTCTCCCAGGACCTGACCTCGGCGGAAAATCAGGAGGCGCTGAAGACCCTCCTGGCCAGCCTGCATGCCCAGGCCAAGCTGACCATCGTGCCGTTCGTGGAGAGCGCCAGCGTGCTGGCAACGCTGTGGCAGGCCGGGGTCAACTACATCCAGGGCCATTACCTGCAGGGCCCGAGCCAGTCGATGAACTACGACTTTTCCTCCGGCGACGAGTGA
- the motB gene encoding flagellar motor protein MotB, whose protein sequence is MENNQPIIVKRVKKIAGGHHGGAWKIAFADFATAMMAFFLVMWLMSSATPEQKKAIAGYFQDPIGFTESASPYVIDLGGTPTPAPDRTLNPDIKDSPDAPESSVDSVNDMQAADAEQAEKLAEQVEKERLELLLQELQTKVDENPQLQKFKDQILFEITQDGLRIQIMDAENRPMFDLGSARLQPYFEDILLILAETIMTVPNKISVSGHTDAKPFAGTGDFGNWELSANRANAARRALVAGGYPDDSVARVVGYASSALFDREDPLNPVNRRIDIIVLTKKAQRDIEGGQSGDGAGSEAPPAEDGATAPGEAPAADAPLQPRDLRQKLNIFEQGALQFDEPKE, encoded by the coding sequence ATGGAAAACAACCAGCCGATTATCGTAAAGCGCGTCAAGAAGATCGCTGGCGGCCACCACGGTGGCGCCTGGAAGATCGCCTTCGCCGACTTTGCCACGGCGATGATGGCGTTCTTCCTGGTGATGTGGCTGATGTCCTCGGCCACCCCGGAGCAGAAGAAAGCCATTGCCGGTTACTTCCAGGATCCCATCGGTTTCACCGAAAGTGCCAGCCCCTATGTCATCGACTTGGGCGGTACGCCGACCCCGGCGCCGGACCGTACGCTCAACCCGGATATCAAGGATTCACCGGACGCCCCCGAGTCATCGGTCGACTCGGTGAACGACATGCAGGCCGCCGACGCCGAGCAGGCGGAAAAGCTTGCCGAGCAGGTCGAGAAGGAGCGTCTGGAACTGTTGCTGCAGGAGCTGCAGACCAAGGTCGACGAGAACCCGCAGCTGCAGAAATTCAAGGACCAGATCCTCTTCGAGATCACCCAGGACGGCCTGCGAATCCAGATCATGGATGCCGAGAACCGGCCGATGTTCGACCTCGGCAGCGCGCGCCTACAGCCGTATTTCGAAGACATCCTGCTGATCCTCGCGGAAACCATCATGACCGTGCCGAACAAGATCAGCGTCAGCGGCCACACCGACGCCAAGCCGTTCGCCGGTACCGGTGACTTTGGCAACTGGGAACTCTCGGCCAATCGGGCCAACGCCGCGCGGCGTGCGCTGGTCGCCGGCGGTTACCCGGATGACAGCGTGGCGCGCGTGGTTGGCTATGCCTCCTCGGCACTGTTCGATCGCGAGGATCCGCTCAATCCGGTCAACCGCCGCATCGACATCATCGTCCTGACCAAGAAGGCCCAGCGCGATATCGAGGGTGGGCAGAGTGGCGATGGCGCCGGAAGTGAGGCGCCGCCCGCCGAGGACGGTGCGACCGCGCCGGGCGAGGCACCTGCAGCGGATGCGCCGCTGCAACCGCGCGACCTGCGCCAGAAGCTGAACATCTTCGAGCAGGGGGCGCTGCAGTTCGACGAGCCGAAGGAGTAG